A window from Peromyscus eremicus chromosome 1, PerEre_H2_v1, whole genome shotgun sequence encodes these proteins:
- the LOC131893707 gene encoding leukocyte immunoglobulin-like receptor subfamily B member 3 isoform X2 yields MTFTFTALLCLGLTLGLGTPVPAEDLPKPILRVQPDSVVYKQTTVTFLCEGTRGAKQYILYKEGYQYLRSTEIPQNPKKKVEFSIPKIDCNHAGRYQCGYQTHDGWSEFSDSLELVVTGAHSKPSLSAQPSPVVSEGGHVTLQCVSKLQYHRFILTGKGTRNISQMLDSEYKYSIQHYQAMYSVGPVTSNHRWTFQCYSNYPRSPLVWSEPSDPLELLFSGTLHKPTIKAEPGSVVSLGSHMTIWCEGTLDAEIYVLHKEGSQKPWDIQTPEKPENKAKFSIPSVTQQHGGQYRCYCYSSTGWSEHSDILELVVTGIHYNKPSLRALPCPVVTLGGNITLQCFSYHGYDKFILIEEDQKFLSSQNSHFIPSIRRWQALFSIDHVTPDHRRTFRCYGYYNHTPQLWSVPSELLEIHISGLSKKPSLLTHQGLILDPGKSLTLQCCSDINYDRFALYKLGRADFTQHVFQWTQRGLSLANFTLGPVSRSTGGQYRCYGAHNLSSEWSASSDSLDILITGQLPFSPSLSVKPNSTVHSGDNVTLLCQSTDQVDTFILSKEGAAQQPQRLKSKSEAWDFQAEFSMSAVTSDLSGTYRCYGSQDSSPYLLSYASDPVELMVSASEIQDHTVENLIRMGFAAMILIVIGILVFEAWGSQRQIVHAAEK; encoded by the exons ATGACCTTCACCTTCACAGCCCTGCTCTGTCTGG GACTGACTCTGGGCCTGGGGACCCCAGTGCCGGCAG aggacctcccTAAACCTATCCTCAGAGTACAACCAGACTCTGTGGTCTACAAGCAGACTACAGTAACCTTCTTGTGTGAGGGGACCAGAGGAGCCAAACAGTACATACTCTATAAAGAGGGATACCAGTATCTACGGAGTACAGAGATTCCACAGAATCCTAAGAAAAAGGTTGAATTCTCAATCCCAAAAATAGACTGCAATCATGCAGGGCGATATCAATGTGGCTATCAGACTCATGATGGATGGTCAGAGTTcagtgactccctggagctggtggtGACAG GAGCACACAGTAAACCCAGCCtgtcagcccagcccagccctgtggtGTCTGAGGGAGGACATGTAACCCTCCAGTGTGTCTCAAAACTACAATACCACAGGttcattctgactgggaaaggaaCACGGaatatctcccaaatgctggattcAGAGTACAAATACTCTATTCAACACTACCAGGCCATGTACTCTGTGGGCCCTGTGACCTCCAACCACAGGTGGACATTCCAATGCTACAGCAATTACCCGAGAAGCCCACTGGTGTGGTCAGAACCTAGTGACCCTCTGGAGCTCCTCTTCTCAG GGACCCTCCACAAACCCACCATCAAAGCTGAGCCAGGCTCTGTGGTCAGCTTAGGAAGTCACATGACTATCTGGTGTGAGGGGACCCTGGATGCAGAAATATATGTTCTGCATAAAGAGGGAAGCCAAAAACCCTGGGACATACAGACCCCAGAGAAGCCTGAGAACAAGGCCAAGTTCTCCATCCCTTCAGTGACACAGCAACATGGGGGACAATATCGCTGTTACTGTTACAGCTCAACTGGCTGGTCAGAGCACAGTGACATCCTGGAACTGGTGGTGACAG GAATCCACTACAACAAACCCAGCCTGagagccctgccctgccctgtggtGACTTTAGGAGGGAACATAACCCTCCAGTGTTTCTCATATCATGGATATGACAAGTTCATTCTTATcgaggaagatcagaagttcctcAGCTCTCAGAACTCACACTTTATACCCAGTATCAGGCGGTGGCAAGCCTTGTTCTCTATAGATCATGTAACACCAGACCACAGAAGGACATTCAGATGTTATGGTTACTACAACCATACCCCACAGTTGTGGTCAGTACCCAGTGAACTCCTGGAAATACATATCTCAG GTCTGTCCAAGAAGCCCTCCTTGCTGACTCACCAAGGCCTTATCCTGGACCCTGGGAAGAGCCTCACCCTGCAGTGTTGCTCTGACATCAACTATGACAGATTTGCCCTATACAAGTTGGGGAGAGCTGACTTCACCCAGCATGTTTTCCAGTGGACCCAGAGAGGCCTCTCCTTGGCCAACTTCACACTGGGCCCTGTGAGCAGATCTACCGGAGGCCAATACAGATGCTATGGTGCACACAACCTCTCCTCTGAGTGGTCAGCCTCCAGTGACTCCCTGGACATCCTGATCACAG gacagcttcccttcagtccttCCCTCTCAGTGAAGCCTAACTCCACAGTACACTCTGGAGACAACGTGACCCTGCTGTGTCAGTCAACAGACCAGGTGGACACTTTCATTCTGTCCAAGGAGGGAGCAGCCCAACAACCCCAGCGACTAAAATCAAAGTCTGAAGCTTGGGATTTCCAGGCAGAATTCTCCATGAGtgctgtgacctctgacctctcaggCACCTACAGGTGCTATGGATCTCAAGACTCATCTCCCTACCTGTTGTCATATGCCAGTGACCCTGTGGAGCTCATGGTCTCAG CCTCAGAGATCCAGGATCACACAGTGGAGAATCTCATCAGGATGGGGTTTGCTGCCATGATCCTCATAGTCATTGGGATTCTGGTCTTTGAGGCTTGGGGCAGCCAGAGGCAGATCGTCCATGCAGCTGAGAAGTAa
- the LOC131893707 gene encoding leukocyte immunoglobulin-like receptor subfamily B member 3 isoform X1, producing the protein MTFTFTALLCLGLTLGLGTPVPAEDLPKPILRVQPDSVVYKQTTVTFLCEGTRGAKQYILYKEGYQYLRSTEIPQNPKKKVEFSIPKIDCNHAGRYQCGYQTHDGWSEFSDSLELVVTGAHSKPSLSAQPSPVVSEGGHVTLQCVSKLQYHRFILTGKGTRNISQMLDSEYKYSIQHYQAMYSVGPVTSNHRWTFQCYSNYPRSPLVWSEPSDPLELLFSGTLHKPTIKAEPGSVVSLGSHMTIWCEGTLDAEIYVLHKEGSQKPWDIQTPEKPENKAKFSIPSVTQQHGGQYRCYCYSSTGWSEHSDILELVVTGIHYNKPSLRALPCPVVTLGGNITLQCFSYHGYDKFILIEEDQKFLSSQNSHFIPSIRRWQALFSIDHVTPDHRRTFRCYGYYNHTPQLWSVPSELLEIHISGLSKKPSLLTHQGLILDPGKSLTLQCCSDINYDRFALYKLGRADFTQHVFQWTQRGLSLANFTLGPVSRSTGGQYRCYGAHNLSSEWSASSDSLDILITGQLPFSPSLSVKPNSTVHSGDNVTLLCQSTDQVDTFILSKEGAAQQPQRLKSKSEAWDFQAEFSMSAVTSDLSGTYRCYGSQDSSPYLLSYASDPVELMVSGSFGASSLPPSRPMPTDASEIQDHTVENLIRMGFAAMILIVIGILVFEAWGSQRQIVHAAEK; encoded by the exons ATGACCTTCACCTTCACAGCCCTGCTCTGTCTGG GACTGACTCTGGGCCTGGGGACCCCAGTGCCGGCAG aggacctcccTAAACCTATCCTCAGAGTACAACCAGACTCTGTGGTCTACAAGCAGACTACAGTAACCTTCTTGTGTGAGGGGACCAGAGGAGCCAAACAGTACATACTCTATAAAGAGGGATACCAGTATCTACGGAGTACAGAGATTCCACAGAATCCTAAGAAAAAGGTTGAATTCTCAATCCCAAAAATAGACTGCAATCATGCAGGGCGATATCAATGTGGCTATCAGACTCATGATGGATGGTCAGAGTTcagtgactccctggagctggtggtGACAG GAGCACACAGTAAACCCAGCCtgtcagcccagcccagccctgtggtGTCTGAGGGAGGACATGTAACCCTCCAGTGTGTCTCAAAACTACAATACCACAGGttcattctgactgggaaaggaaCACGGaatatctcccaaatgctggattcAGAGTACAAATACTCTATTCAACACTACCAGGCCATGTACTCTGTGGGCCCTGTGACCTCCAACCACAGGTGGACATTCCAATGCTACAGCAATTACCCGAGAAGCCCACTGGTGTGGTCAGAACCTAGTGACCCTCTGGAGCTCCTCTTCTCAG GGACCCTCCACAAACCCACCATCAAAGCTGAGCCAGGCTCTGTGGTCAGCTTAGGAAGTCACATGACTATCTGGTGTGAGGGGACCCTGGATGCAGAAATATATGTTCTGCATAAAGAGGGAAGCCAAAAACCCTGGGACATACAGACCCCAGAGAAGCCTGAGAACAAGGCCAAGTTCTCCATCCCTTCAGTGACACAGCAACATGGGGGACAATATCGCTGTTACTGTTACAGCTCAACTGGCTGGTCAGAGCACAGTGACATCCTGGAACTGGTGGTGACAG GAATCCACTACAACAAACCCAGCCTGagagccctgccctgccctgtggtGACTTTAGGAGGGAACATAACCCTCCAGTGTTTCTCATATCATGGATATGACAAGTTCATTCTTATcgaggaagatcagaagttcctcAGCTCTCAGAACTCACACTTTATACCCAGTATCAGGCGGTGGCAAGCCTTGTTCTCTATAGATCATGTAACACCAGACCACAGAAGGACATTCAGATGTTATGGTTACTACAACCATACCCCACAGTTGTGGTCAGTACCCAGTGAACTCCTGGAAATACATATCTCAG GTCTGTCCAAGAAGCCCTCCTTGCTGACTCACCAAGGCCTTATCCTGGACCCTGGGAAGAGCCTCACCCTGCAGTGTTGCTCTGACATCAACTATGACAGATTTGCCCTATACAAGTTGGGGAGAGCTGACTTCACCCAGCATGTTTTCCAGTGGACCCAGAGAGGCCTCTCCTTGGCCAACTTCACACTGGGCCCTGTGAGCAGATCTACCGGAGGCCAATACAGATGCTATGGTGCACACAACCTCTCCTCTGAGTGGTCAGCCTCCAGTGACTCCCTGGACATCCTGATCACAG gacagcttcccttcagtccttCCCTCTCAGTGAAGCCTAACTCCACAGTACACTCTGGAGACAACGTGACCCTGCTGTGTCAGTCAACAGACCAGGTGGACACTTTCATTCTGTCCAAGGAGGGAGCAGCCCAACAACCCCAGCGACTAAAATCAAAGTCTGAAGCTTGGGATTTCCAGGCAGAATTCTCCATGAGtgctgtgacctctgacctctcaggCACCTACAGGTGCTATGGATCTCAAGACTCATCTCCCTACCTGTTGTCATATGCCAGTGACCCTGTGGAGCTCATGGTCTCAG GATCCTTTGGAGCCTCCAGCCTGCCACCCTCAAGACCCATGCCAACAGATG CCTCAGAGATCCAGGATCACACAGTGGAGAATCTCATCAGGATGGGGTTTGCTGCCATGATCCTCATAGTCATTGGGATTCTGGTCTTTGAGGCTTGGGGCAGCCAGAGGCAGATCGTCCATGCAGCTGAGAAGTAa